In Canis lupus familiaris isolate Mischka breed German Shepherd chromosome 5, alternate assembly UU_Cfam_GSD_1.0, whole genome shotgun sequence, a genomic segment contains:
- the OR8B3 gene encoding olfactory receptor 8B3 isoform X1: MPLLRIAVGNDSLVTEFLLAGLTDRPELQQPLFFLFLMIYIVTMVGNLGLIILIGLNSHLHTPMYYFLFNLSFIDLCYSSVFTPKMLMNFVSKDNIISYVGCMTQLFFFLFFVISECYMLTSMAYDRYVAICNPLLYKVTMSHQVCSLLTVAAYMMGFARASAHTGCMLRLTFCNVNIINHYLCDILPLLQLSCTSTYVNEVVVLIVVGINITVPSFTILISYVFILTSILHIKSAQGRSKAFSTCSSHVIALCLFFGSAAFMYLKYSSPGSMEQGKISSVFYTNVGPMLNPLIYSLRNKDVKIALRKALIRIWKRNIRF; this comes from the exons ATGCCTCTCTTAAGAATTGCAGTAGG AAATGACTCCTTAGTGACTGAATTCCTTCTTGCTGGATTAACAGACCGCCCTGAGCTCCAGCAAcctctcttcttcctgtttctgaTGATCTACATCGTCACCATGGTGGGCAACCTTGGCTTGATCATCCTCATCGGTCTCAATTctcacctccacacccccatgtactaTTTCCTCTTCAATCTATCCTTCATTGATCTCTGTTACTCTTCTGTTTTTACCCCCAAGATGCTGATGAACTTTGTATCAAAGGACAATATCatctcctatgttgggtgcatgaCTCAactgttcttctttctcttttttgtcatCTCAGAATGCTACATGTTGACCTcaatggcctatgaccgctatgtggccatctgtaatCCATTGTTGTATAAGGTCACCATGTCCCATCAGGTCTGTTCCTTGCTAACTGTTGCTGCATATATGATGGGATTTGCCAGAGCCTCTGCCCACACGGGGTGCATGCTTAGACTAACGTTCTGCAATGTCAATATCATCAACCATTACCTGTGTGACATCCTTCCTCTCCTCCAACTCTCTTGCACCAGCACCTATGTCAATGAGGTAGTAGTTCTGATAGTCGTGGGAATTAATATCACAGTACCCAGTTTTACCATCCTGATTTCTTACGTCTTCATCCTCACTAGCATTCTTCATATCAAATCTGCTCAAGGAAGATCAAAAGCCTTCAGTACTTGTAGCTCTCACGTCAttgctctgtgtcttttttttggATCAGCAGCATTCATGTATCTTAAATATTCTTCTCCTGGATCTATGGAGCAGGGAAAAATTTCTTCAGTGTTCTATACTAATGTGGGACCCATGCTCAATCCCCTGATCTACAGTTTGAGGAATAAGGATGTCAAAATTGCACTGCGGAAAGCTCTGATTAGAATATGGAAGAGAAACATTAGATTCTAG